In uncultured Cohaesibacter sp., a genomic segment contains:
- a CDS encoding hybrid sensor histidine kinase/response regulator, with protein MYLLDAFKAPLPASTVHEHVNVFLKTPDSIYLGHITSASVLIYIASSNADVYTWFLVLWGVLQIIFYPLLMEVWRRSYTQVSEEKRQPYLWIRLMDCLSCMVGVSWGVMTYVSLNPGNVAHFAIQMSIAAGATAAAVRSLAVFPRSFVLYAVPYLGLLALRLFMLGDEFILLGGLVLIFLSMMMRFGHDVLESVAQYIEISNENLDLAQRYREAAEAARHANREKTRLLAAASHDLRQPLHAIGLHIETLPLSKLDSKSRETLNRIRNSLQTLSKLFNSLLDVSLLDSGKVQVRPTAFDLEDMLNHVLDDYEPLAEIAHVTLMLEGPKVGVVADPILVRRMVQNLLSNAIRHSGGGFARIIVDKDGSAVSITVCDDGPGIPVEHQSVIFEEFTQIKQRSNRMTPDVGGSDHVEKGLGLGLAIVRRLADLQTLSISLDTSPAGTCIKIGGLVSAPLSATIEKPTSPSERIGALFNQKMVLVVDDDEETRRATVNLLQTWGCRIRAAESLEQMRLIEGPVDLIISDYSFPQGYTGLEIVREAKERYGRGLKALVISGDLAPDVQQRVKAANLLLVHKPVQPVQLRSAMLGLFSLSSDAQVIS; from the coding sequence ATGTACCTTCTTGATGCCTTCAAAGCGCCTCTTCCTGCGAGCACTGTTCATGAACACGTCAATGTTTTCCTGAAAACACCGGACTCCATCTACCTCGGGCATATCACCAGCGCCAGCGTTCTGATTTATATCGCCAGCAGCAATGCCGATGTCTACACTTGGTTCCTCGTGCTATGGGGGGTGTTGCAGATCATATTCTACCCGCTGCTGATGGAAGTCTGGCGGCGCAGCTACACCCAGGTATCCGAGGAGAAGCGACAGCCCTATCTCTGGATCCGGCTGATGGATTGCCTGAGCTGTATGGTCGGGGTCAGTTGGGGCGTGATGACCTATGTCAGCCTCAATCCGGGTAATGTCGCCCACTTTGCCATCCAGATGTCCATTGCGGCTGGTGCCACGGCCGCGGCCGTGCGATCTCTGGCTGTGTTTCCACGTTCGTTTGTCCTTTATGCCGTGCCGTATTTGGGGTTGCTGGCCCTGCGCCTTTTCATGCTCGGCGATGAGTTCATCCTGCTGGGTGGGCTGGTGCTCATTTTTCTGTCGATGATGATGCGCTTTGGCCATGACGTGCTGGAATCCGTTGCGCAATATATTGAGATCAGCAACGAGAATCTTGATCTTGCCCAACGCTATCGCGAGGCGGCGGAGGCTGCCCGCCATGCCAACCGCGAGAAGACCCGACTGCTGGCCGCTGCCAGCCACGATTTGCGTCAACCCCTGCACGCTATCGGGCTGCACATCGAAACCTTGCCCCTCAGCAAGTTGGATAGCAAGAGCCGGGAAACGCTGAACCGTATCCGCAATTCTCTCCAGACCCTTTCCAAGCTGTTCAATTCGCTGCTTGATGTCAGCCTGCTTGACAGTGGCAAGGTTCAGGTCCGCCCCACCGCTTTCGATCTTGAGGATATGCTCAACCATGTGCTTGACGATTATGAGCCGCTGGCCGAAATCGCCCATGTCACCCTGATGCTGGAAGGGCCAAAGGTGGGGGTGGTTGCCGATCCGATATTGGTGCGGCGCATGGTGCAGAATCTGCTGTCCAACGCTATCCGCCACTCAGGCGGAGGCTTCGCAAGGATCATCGTGGATAAGGATGGCTCTGCTGTCAGCATTACCGTCTGTGATGATGGTCCCGGAATCCCTGTCGAGCATCAATCGGTGATCTTTGAAGAATTCACCCAGATCAAGCAGCGCTCTAACCGCATGACGCCGGACGTAGGGGGCTCGGATCACGTGGAAAAGGGGCTCGGGCTTGGTCTGGCCATTGTCCGCCGCCTTGCCGATTTGCAGACTTTGTCGATCAGCCTTGATACCAGCCCCGCAGGCACCTGCATCAAGATCGGCGGTCTGGTCAGTGCGCCTTTGTCGGCAACCATTGAAAAGCCGACCAGTCCATCTGAACGGATCGGCGCGCTCTTCAATCAGAAAATGGTGCTTGTTGTTGACGACGACGAGGAAACCCGTCGAGCGACTGTCAACCTGCTCCAGACATGGGGGTGTCGAATTCGCGCTGCCGAGAGCCTTGAGCAAATGCGTCTCATCGAAGGGCCGGTTGATCTCATCATCTCCGACTATTCCTTTCCTCAGGGCTACACCGGTCTTGAAATCGTAAGGGAAGCCAAGGAGCGCTACGGTCGGGGCCTGAAGGCACTGGTCATTTCAGGGGATCTGGCGCCTGACGTTCAGCAAAGGGTCAAGGCAGCCAACCTGCTGCTCGTGCACAAGCCGGTTCAGCCCGTGCAGCTGCGTTCGGCAATGCTCGGACTATTTTCGCTATCCAGTGATGCACAAGTCATTTCCTAA
- a CDS encoding DUF4202 family protein encodes MPKLDEVLEIIDQINAQDPRMTATDGAAAVPSDLIYGMRMSLVCDRFAPMADDCIKIAARGQYLESWLFDAELASADTSSDPAPTEEQQRAHSAEKLTKIMAANGYDNEDRNTLRDLLLGSKDASDGRLQLLEDLNGLVFVLFHAKQAIAKYDRVALPQLLGKALSRMSDEALSFASRETDDPIITGSIQSIRKTLSPQKKSVYYLD; translated from the coding sequence ATGCCCAAGCTTGATGAAGTTCTGGAAATCATTGATCAGATCAATGCACAAGACCCGCGCATGACCGCGACTGATGGTGCCGCAGCCGTGCCGTCCGATCTGATATATGGCATGCGGATGAGTCTTGTCTGCGACCGGTTCGCCCCGATGGCGGATGACTGCATCAAGATTGCTGCGCGCGGACAGTATCTGGAAAGCTGGCTGTTTGATGCTGAACTGGCGAGCGCCGACACGTCATCAGATCCTGCCCCGACGGAAGAGCAGCAGCGAGCCCACAGTGCGGAAAAACTGACCAAGATCATGGCAGCCAACGGCTATGACAATGAGGACCGCAATACGCTGCGCGACCTGCTTCTAGGCTCGAAAGATGCTTCGGACGGGCGTCTGCAGTTGCTTGAAGACCTCAATGGTCTGGTATTTGTGTTGTTCCACGCCAAGCAGGCCATCGCAAAATATGACAGGGTGGCTCTGCCGCAGCTTCTCGGCAAGGCCCTGTCGCGGATGAGTGACGAAGCCCTCAGCTTTGCGTCGCGAGAGACCGACGATCCGATCATCACGGGCTCCATCCAGTCCATTCGCAAGACTCTCAGTCCGCAAAAAAAGTCGGTCTATTATCTCGATTGA
- the menA gene encoding 1,4-dihydroxy-2-naphthoate octaprenyltransferase, which yields MSETDVNMAARPQNDYNWSSVWLMAIRPKTLLLSLSPVLLAGLIVYGDYLPADWIVFPIIILSSVSIQIATNLWNDATDASTGLDKASERLGPPRVTSLGLLKPWQVRLAAFLFLLLAALCGLYLVFIGGWPILLIGIVGILCAFGYSSGPYPISGSPFGEVFVISFFGIMAVMGSAYLLTGAWTETSFWAGFYIGLPAAAVLVVNNFRDRMGDAEGGRRTLVIQIGPKAAKRLYAMLLLLCCAGLVHVNSLIHPGTLSLVSLVVAGLLMIYSLAVPIRKFFLADTAPLQNKCLLGTSVFQLQWLVAFILIMLAS from the coding sequence TTGTCTGAAACTGATGTGAATATGGCCGCACGTCCGCAAAATGACTATAACTGGTCGTCGGTTTGGTTGATGGCAATACGTCCCAAGACGCTTCTGCTATCGCTTAGCCCTGTTTTGCTTGCTGGACTGATCGTATATGGCGATTACCTTCCTGCGGACTGGATCGTCTTTCCCATCATAATCCTGTCCTCCGTCAGCATTCAAATCGCGACCAACCTCTGGAATGACGCGACAGACGCGTCCACCGGGCTGGACAAGGCCAGCGAGCGCCTGGGGCCACCACGCGTCACCAGCCTTGGGCTTTTGAAGCCCTGGCAGGTGCGGCTAGCGGCGTTTCTGTTTCTGCTCCTTGCCGCGCTCTGTGGCCTTTATCTTGTTTTCATTGGGGGCTGGCCAATCCTGCTGATCGGCATCGTCGGCATTCTCTGCGCGTTCGGCTATTCATCGGGCCCCTATCCGATTTCAGGCTCGCCCTTCGGTGAGGTCTTTGTCATCAGCTTTTTCGGCATCATGGCGGTCATGGGCAGTGCCTATCTTTTGACGGGCGCATGGACCGAGACCAGCTTCTGGGCCGGGTTCTATATCGGGTTGCCGGCTGCGGCTGTGCTGGTGGTCAACAATTTCAGGGATCGTATGGGTGATGCAGAGGGCGGACGGCGAACCCTGGTCATCCAGATTGGCCCCAAGGCAGCCAAACGCCTCTATGCGATGCTGTTGCTACTGTGTTGCGCTGGGCTGGTCCATGTCAACAGCCTCATCCATCCCGGTACCCTGAGCCTCGTCAGCCTTGTCGTGGCTGGCCTTCTGATGATCTATTCCCTCGCCGTGCCAATCCGGAAATTCTTCCTGGCAGACACGGCACCGTTGCAAAACAAGTGCCTGCTTGGCACTTCGGTTTTTCAGCTGCAATGGCTCGTCGCCTTCATCCTCATCATGCTTGCCAGCTGA
- a CDS encoding copper chaperone PCu(A)C yields the protein MKRLIISSIVLGMSCLSAAASEWKVGDITVSAPFARATAGMARAGGSFMQITNDGEADRLLSAHADVGAVTELHTHIKDGDIMRMRPVDGIDIPAHAVVALKPSSYHVMLMKLKAPLKEGESFPLALTFEKAGSVTIEVPVAGVGASMAPE from the coding sequence ATGAAAAGATTGATTATCAGTTCAATTGTCTTGGGGATGTCGTGCCTTTCAGCCGCAGCGTCCGAGTGGAAAGTCGGAGACATAACGGTTTCCGCTCCGTTTGCCCGCGCGACCGCAGGTATGGCGCGAGCCGGTGGCAGCTTCATGCAGATCACCAATGATGGCGAGGCAGACCGCCTGCTATCGGCACATGCGGATGTGGGAGCGGTAACCGAACTGCATACCCACATCAAGGACGGCGACATAATGCGGATGCGCCCCGTAGACGGCATCGATATTCCGGCCCATGCCGTGGTGGCGCTCAAGCCGAGCAGCTATCATGTGATGCTGATGAAGCTCAAGGCACCGCTCAAGGAGGGCGAGAGTTTTCCGCTTGCATTGACCTTCGAGAAGGCTGGGAGTGTCACGATCGAGGTGCCGGTTGCCGGTGTCGGAGCCAGCATGGCGCCTGAATGA
- a CDS encoding bile acid:sodium symporter family protein, with product MNTPLIPIGLALIMMTVGLSVRLSDFKALPHQLNAVAAGLLAQLVFLPVIALVVALVTGLDTVYAIGLIILASAPGGISSNLLTVLARGKTALSISLTILTNLVAFITIPTVLSIAFLIFRGSGLEGPSTEALHSLPFGETAIKVLAISALPLAIGMLICRFLPNFANRIEKPAKFIASAIFAAIVVNSFYSEWSSIMSHWASVGPAVILLNVLAIGSAMLFSRLFRLSAKQAVTIAIECGLQNVALALVIAQFLGNGRFMVPSSIYALVMNVSVLILIAVGNKLSEEKSEVRLKQK from the coding sequence GTGAATACACCTCTTATTCCCATCGGCCTCGCCCTCATCATGATGACGGTCGGACTATCGGTCCGGTTGTCCGACTTCAAAGCCCTGCCCCATCAGCTCAATGCTGTTGCAGCTGGCCTTCTTGCTCAGCTGGTTTTCCTGCCGGTCATCGCCCTTGTCGTGGCGCTGGTTACCGGCCTTGATACGGTCTATGCCATCGGCCTGATCATTCTGGCGTCTGCGCCGGGCGGCATTTCTTCCAATCTGCTGACGGTTCTGGCCCGCGGCAAGACGGCGCTTTCCATTTCGCTGACCATCCTGACCAACCTCGTCGCCTTCATTACCATTCCCACGGTCCTCTCCATCGCCTTCCTCATTTTCCGTGGATCAGGCCTTGAAGGACCGAGCACCGAAGCGCTGCATTCCCTGCCATTTGGCGAAACCGCCATCAAGGTTCTGGCGATTTCCGCGCTGCCACTGGCCATCGGCATGCTGATCTGCCGGTTCCTGCCCAATTTTGCGAACCGCATCGAAAAGCCGGCCAAATTCATCGCGTCAGCCATCTTTGCCGCCATTGTGGTCAACTCCTTCTACAGCGAATGGAGCAGCATCATGTCGCATTGGGCCTCCGTCGGACCTGCTGTCATCCTGCTGAACGTCCTCGCCATCGGCTCGGCCATGCTGTTCAGCCGCCTGTTCCGTCTCAGCGCCAAGCAGGCCGTCACCATTGCCATCGAATGCGGTTTGCAGAATGTGGCACTGGCGTTGGTGATTGCCCAGTTTCTGGGGAATGGCCGCTTCATGGTGCCATCCTCCATCTATGCGCTGGTGATGAACGTCTCTGTTCTGATCCTCATCGCAGTTGGCAACAAGCTGTCGGAAGAAAAGAGCGAAGTGCGTCTGAAACAGAAATAG
- a CDS encoding cupin domain-containing protein: MGADIGERLRQVRMGVGLSQRALAKKTGVANATISQIESGQSNPSVGALKRILDGLDMDLARFFSFELAAEGRYFYRATDLKEIGKGKLSFRLVGADRPDKAIQMLHEKLMPGADTGRVALSHRGEECGIVISGSLEVTVGDERQILRPGDAWYFESTQPHRFRNTGAETCICISACSPPTF; this comes from the coding sequence ATCGGGGCGGATATCGGCGAGCGATTGCGTCAGGTGCGCATGGGCGTTGGCCTGTCCCAAAGGGCACTGGCCAAAAAGACCGGCGTTGCCAACGCCACCATATCACAGATCGAGAGCGGCCAGTCCAATCCGTCTGTCGGAGCTTTGAAGCGCATCTTGGATGGTCTGGACATGGATCTGGCGCGCTTCTTCTCCTTCGAGCTGGCTGCCGAGGGGCGTTATTTCTATCGGGCAACAGATCTCAAGGAGATAGGCAAGGGCAAGCTGTCCTTCCGCCTTGTTGGGGCAGACAGGCCCGACAAGGCCATCCAGATGCTGCATGAGAAACTGATGCCCGGCGCTGATACCGGGCGCGTTGCGCTCAGTCACAGGGGCGAGGAATGCGGCATCGTCATTTCTGGCAGCCTTGAGGTAACCGTGGGGGACGAACGTCAGATCCTGCGGCCCGGCGATGCCTGGTATTTCGAGAGCACCCAGCCACACCGTTTTCGCAACACCGGGGCCGAAACCTGCATTTGCATCAGTGCCTGTTCTCCGCCGACCTTCTGA
- a CDS encoding aspartate aminotransferase family protein, with the protein MNNQSKMPNDLSSFWMPFTHNRGFKQDPRMVVSADGMFYKSADGRDILDGTAGLWCVNAGHNAPRVVEAVQKQVAEMDYAPNFQFGHPKAFEFASRVAEIFPEGMDHVFFTNSGSESVDTALKIALHYHRARGDAARTRLIGRERGYHGTGFGGISVGGISKNRMHFGSLLTGVDHLPHTHDIAQNAFSRGCPEHGGIEKANALLDIIALHDPSTIAAVIVEPMAGSTGVLMPPKGYLQRLREICTQYGILLIFDEVITGYGRLGTASASEYFGVTPDIITTAKGLTNATVPAGAVIVSNAIYQSAMDHADAAIELFHGYTYSGHPLAAAAGLATLDTYAEDGLFENAATMSSYWEDAIHNLKGARNVIDIRNLGLVGGIELAPREGAPGVRGMEAMIKAWEKGAMIRVTGDIIALSPPLIIEKTHIDQLFDVVAEVLAEID; encoded by the coding sequence ATGAACAACCAAAGCAAAATGCCTAACGATCTGTCCAGTTTCTGGATGCCATTCACCCACAACCGTGGCTTCAAGCAGGATCCGCGCATGGTGGTCTCTGCGGACGGCATGTTCTACAAGAGTGCCGATGGACGCGATATTCTGGATGGGACCGCAGGTCTGTGGTGCGTGAACGCTGGCCACAACGCACCGCGCGTTGTTGAAGCCGTGCAGAAGCAGGTCGCCGAGATGGACTATGCGCCGAACTTCCAGTTCGGGCACCCCAAGGCATTCGAATTTGCTTCGCGCGTCGCCGAAATCTTCCCTGAGGGCATGGATCATGTCTTCTTCACCAACTCCGGCTCCGAATCGGTCGACACGGCCCTGAAGATCGCCCTGCACTATCATCGTGCCCGTGGTGATGCCGCCCGTACCCGCCTCATCGGACGCGAGCGTGGCTATCACGGCACCGGCTTTGGCGGCATTTCCGTTGGCGGCATTTCCAAGAACCGTATGCATTTCGGCTCGCTGCTGACCGGCGTTGACCATCTGCCGCACACCCATGACATCGCCCAAAACGCTTTCTCTCGCGGCTGCCCGGAACATGGCGGCATCGAGAAGGCCAATGCCCTGCTTGACATCATCGCCCTGCATGATCCGTCCACCATCGCGGCAGTGATCGTGGAACCGATGGCAGGCTCCACCGGCGTTCTGATGCCGCCGAAGGGCTATCTGCAGCGTCTACGCGAGATCTGCACCCAATATGGCATCCTGTTGATCTTTGACGAGGTCATCACCGGCTACGGTCGCCTCGGCACGGCCAGCGCCTCGGAATATTTCGGTGTCACGCCGGACATCATTACAACCGCCAAGGGCCTGACCAACGCAACCGTTCCTGCCGGTGCCGTCATCGTCTCCAACGCCATCTACCAGTCCGCCATGGATCATGCCGATGCAGCCATCGAGCTGTTCCACGGCTACACCTACTCCGGCCACCCGCTGGCAGCGGCTGCCGGTCTTGCAACGCTGGACACCTATGCGGAAGACGGTCTGTTCGAGAATGCGGCTACAATGTCCTCCTACTGGGAAGACGCCATCCACAATCTCAAGGGTGCACGCAATGTCATCGACATTCGCAACCTTGGCCTTGTTGGTGGCATCGAGCTTGCCCCGCGTGAAGGCGCTCCGGGCGTACGCGGCATGGAAGCCATGATCAAGGCATGGGAAAAGGGCGCGATGATCCGCGTCACCGGCGATATCATCGCCCTGTCGCCACCGCTGATCATCGAAAAAACCCATATCGACCAGCTGTTCGACGTGGTTGCAGAAGTGTTAGCGGAAATCGACTGA
- the ugpC gene encoding sn-glycerol-3-phosphate ABC transporter ATP-binding protein UgpC — translation MASLKLTNIEKAYGATKVLKNINLEIEQGEFIVFVGPSGCGKSTLLRMIAGLESISGGDLQIDGQRMNEVPPSKRGIAMVFQTYALYPHMTVYDNMAFGMKIAKASKQEIHERVSKAADILQLTPYLERLPKALSGGQRQRVAIGRAIVRNPKVFLFDEPLSNLDAALRVATRIEIAQLNESMPDTTMIYVTHDQVEAMTLADRIVVLSTRGIIEQCGSPMELYQNPKNVFVARFIGSPAMNVYECKVMETGEHTRVAFEEGGHSFTVNVPSTPDQKGKVAKFGVRPEDLRLCDEGDEPLYECEVRIVEKLGEVTLLYLEPPHSGEEPLIAKIPGTHDFVRGEMVTLTADDDKRHLFTEDDISFRWIGEE, via the coding sequence ATGGCAAGCCTGAAGCTCACCAATATTGAAAAGGCCTATGGCGCTACCAAGGTCCTCAAGAACATCAACCTCGAAATCGAACAGGGTGAATTCATCGTGTTCGTTGGCCCCTCGGGCTGTGGCAAGTCCACCCTTCTGCGCATGATTGCCGGTCTGGAGAGCATCTCCGGCGGTGACCTGCAGATCGATGGTCAGCGCATGAACGAAGTGCCGCCGTCCAAACGCGGCATCGCCATGGTGTTCCAGACCTATGCGCTCTATCCGCATATGACGGTCTATGACAACATGGCCTTCGGCATGAAGATTGCCAAGGCTTCTAAACAGGAGATCCATGAGCGCGTCTCAAAGGCCGCCGACATTCTGCAGCTGACGCCTTATCTGGAACGCCTGCCCAAGGCGCTTTCCGGTGGTCAGCGTCAGCGTGTTGCCATTGGCCGCGCCATTGTGCGCAATCCCAAAGTGTTCCTGTTCGACGAACCGCTATCGAACCTTGACGCTGCCCTGCGCGTGGCAACCCGCATCGAGATTGCCCAGCTCAACGAGAGCATGCCCGACACCACCATGATCTACGTGACCCACGATCAGGTGGAGGCCATGACGCTGGCTGACCGCATCGTCGTTCTTTCGACGCGCGGTATCATCGAGCAGTGCGGCTCGCCGATGGAGCTCTACCAGAACCCGAAAAACGTGTTTGTTGCGCGCTTCATCGGGTCTCCGGCCATGAACGTCTACGAGTGCAAGGTAATGGAAACGGGCGAGCATACTCGCGTGGCCTTCGAAGAGGGCGGACATAGCTTCACCGTGAACGTGCCGAGCACGCCGGATCAGAAGGGCAAGGTGGCCAAGTTCGGTGTTCGCCCGGAAGATCTGCGCCTTTGCGATGAGGGTGACGAGCCACTTTACGAATGTGAAGTTCGCATTGTCGAGAAGCTCGGTGAAGTCACCCTGCTGTATCTCGAACCGCCACATTCCGGCGAGGAGCCCCTGATCGCCAAGATCCCGGGCACACACGACTTCGTTCGCGGCGAGATGGTGACCCTCACGGCAGATGACGACAAACGCCATTTGTTTACCGAGGATGACATTTCCTTCCGCTGGATCGGTGAGGAATAG